Proteins from a genomic interval of Synechococcus sp. A15-28:
- a CDS encoding DMT family transporter: MAPLRLWLLMVLPFALWGTAMTAMAPLLASGGPWFVAAFRLLPAGVVLMAWAVVSGRRWSLDRRDLAWFLLFTLVDACLFQGLLACGLAQTGAGLGSVLIDSQPLLVALLARVLFAESINPVGWLGLALGLAGIVCLGVPADLLGHWWLLLDPPQFLQLLQPGEGWMLLAALAMAVGTVLIRYAARHSDPVAVTAWHMLLGGCPFLLAAEWQNGWTLPNWTLADWGRMGFATLLGSALAYGLFFWFANRRDLTTFSSLGFLTPVFALATGGWFLGERLDPLQWVGALMVLVSVVCVSQRRRLWEPQPVG; this comes from the coding sequence ATGGCACCGCTCCGTCTCTGGTTGCTGATGGTGCTTCCGTTTGCGTTGTGGGGGACCGCCATGACGGCGATGGCGCCGCTACTCGCCAGTGGCGGCCCTTGGTTTGTGGCGGCCTTTCGCTTGCTCCCCGCCGGGGTTGTGCTGATGGCCTGGGCCGTGGTCAGTGGACGCCGCTGGTCTCTTGATCGTCGGGATCTGGCTTGGTTTCTTCTGTTCACCCTTGTGGATGCCTGCCTGTTCCAGGGGCTGTTGGCCTGTGGTCTGGCGCAGACCGGTGCTGGGCTCGGTTCGGTGCTGATCGATTCCCAGCCCCTGCTGGTGGCACTTCTGGCCAGGGTGCTGTTCGCTGAATCGATCAACCCTGTTGGCTGGCTTGGACTGGCCCTCGGCCTGGCAGGGATTGTCTGCCTCGGTGTGCCTGCAGATCTGCTGGGTCATTGGTGGCTGTTGCTGGACCCACCCCAATTTCTGCAGTTGCTTCAACCCGGTGAGGGATGGATGTTGCTGGCCGCTCTGGCGATGGCGGTGGGCACCGTATTGATCCGCTACGCCGCTCGCCACAGCGATCCTGTAGCCGTGACGGCTTGGCACATGCTGCTGGGTGGTTGTCCCTTCCTGCTGGCGGCCGAATGGCAGAACGGCTGGACCCTCCCGAACTGGACCCTCGCTGATTGGGGGCGCATGGGATTCGCCACCCTGCTGGGCAGTGCCCTGGCCTATGGGCTGTTCTTCTGGTTTGCCAACCGTCGGGACCTGACCACATTCAGCAGTCTTGGGTTCCTAACCCCCGTCTTCGCCCTGGCCACGGGGGGATGGTTTCTGGGGGAACGTCTGGATCCGCTTCAGTGGGTTGGTGCGCTGATGGTGTTGGTATCAGTGGTGTGTGTGAGCCAGCGTCGACGCCTGTGGGAGCCTCAGCCGGTGGGATGA
- a CDS encoding ribonuclease P protein component, producing the protein MALPASMRLRGHRCFNRLHRIGRRHHGDWMVLRVMPADPRLLRRELRQRPTRCCRCALVISSKVSKRAVRRNRLRRLFHQHLRQQLEHRGDLAGRWLLISLRPEASDADPSQLLEECDSLLSSAGLGR; encoded by the coding sequence ATGGCACTCCCCGCCTCCATGAGACTGAGGGGGCACCGCTGCTTCAACAGGCTGCATCGCATCGGTCGCCGTCATCACGGCGACTGGATGGTGCTGCGGGTGATGCCGGCAGATCCACGCCTGCTGAGGCGGGAATTGCGGCAACGCCCAACGCGTTGCTGCCGCTGTGCCCTTGTGATCAGCAGCAAGGTGAGCAAGCGGGCTGTGCGCCGAAATCGACTGCGCCGGCTGTTTCACCAGCACCTGCGTCAGCAACTCGAACATCGCGGTGACCTTGCGGGCCGTTGGCTGCTGATCAGCCTCCGCCCCGAAGCGTCGGATGCGGATCCATCACAGTTGCTTGAAGAATGCGACAGTCTTCTCAGTTCCGCAGGCCTGGGCCGATGA
- the aroH gene encoding chorismate mutase, with protein sequence MNDVPLRLVGLRGATTCAANTTAEIRQAVGELINALVSRNRLNPSQIVSVTFSVTADLDACFPAAEARQREGWDSVALLDCQQMAVQGDLSRCIRVLAHAWLPQEQSPQHPYLGDASRLRPDRSGHN encoded by the coding sequence ATGAACGACGTACCACTTCGCCTGGTGGGTCTGCGGGGCGCCACCACCTGTGCGGCCAACACAACGGCAGAGATCCGTCAGGCGGTCGGCGAGTTGATCAATGCTCTGGTCAGCCGCAACAGGCTCAATCCGTCCCAGATCGTTTCGGTGACGTTCTCCGTCACCGCCGATCTTGACGCCTGCTTCCCCGCTGCTGAAGCGCGCCAGCGGGAAGGCTGGGACAGCGTGGCCCTGTTGGATTGTCAACAGATGGCTGTTCAGGGCGACCTAAGCCGCTGCATCCGCGTTTTAGCCCACGCCTGGCTGCCCCAAGAGCAATCGCCTCAACACCCCTACCTGGGAGATGCCAGTCGACTGCGGCCAGACCGATCTGGTCACAACTGA
- a CDS encoding PspA/IM30 family protein yields the protein MGFFDRLGRLVRANANAAVSSMEDPSKILDQSVADMQADLVKLRQAVALAIASQKRLRSQSEQASAQATTWYERAELALKKGEEDLAREALTRRKTFQETATSLQAQVQSQDGQVETLKKSLVALEGKIAEAKTKKDMLKARAQAAQAQQQLQSAVGNIGTNSAMAAFERMEEKVEALEATGQAAAELAGADLESQFAALEGGSDVDDELAALRNQLKGGPEAVALPASEDSQAVKPVKVEEVDADLEDLKRSIDKL from the coding sequence ATGGGTTTCTTCGATCGGCTGGGTCGCCTTGTGCGTGCCAACGCCAACGCTGCGGTGAGCAGCATGGAAGATCCGTCAAAAATTCTCGATCAGTCCGTCGCTGACATGCAGGCGGATCTAGTGAAACTGCGTCAGGCGGTCGCTTTGGCCATCGCCAGCCAGAAGAGGCTGCGCAGTCAGTCCGAACAGGCTTCAGCTCAGGCCACAACCTGGTACGAGCGGGCTGAGTTGGCGCTGAAAAAGGGAGAGGAGGATCTGGCTCGGGAGGCTCTCACGCGTCGCAAGACCTTCCAGGAGACCGCCACCTCTCTCCAGGCACAGGTGCAGTCGCAGGATGGCCAGGTCGAGACTTTGAAGAAGAGCCTTGTGGCCCTCGAGGGCAAGATCGCCGAGGCCAAAACCAAAAAGGACATGCTCAAGGCCCGCGCCCAGGCAGCGCAGGCTCAGCAGCAGCTGCAGAGCGCCGTGGGCAACATCGGCACGAATTCCGCGATGGCGGCATTCGAGCGCATGGAGGAAAAGGTCGAGGCCCTGGAAGCCACAGGCCAGGCCGCAGCTGAGCTGGCAGGGGCCGATCTGGAAAGCCAGTTCGCCGCCCTGGAGGGGGGCAGTGATGTGGATGATGAGCTCGCAGCGCTTCGCAACCAGCTCAAGGGCGGCCCCGAGGCCGTTGCTCTGCCTGCCTCCGAGGACTCCCAGGCCGTGAAGCCGGTGAAGGTGGAGGAGGTGGATGCGGATCTCGAAGATTTGAAGCGTTCCATCGACAAACTCTGA
- a CDS encoding glycosyltransferase, which yields MTSRPLDLILVSTPIGVLGSGKGGGVELTLSSLLKGLVDRGHRVRLIAAEGSRLPQGCEAVELLTVQGEDQPSWQHLEGESPVLIPRDGLLPRFLDLALQVGARADAVINFGYDWLPLWITPHVPAQLYHLISMGAVAEVMRDQIEALASWDQQRLAFHTARQAADFRLPHPPRVVGNGFDLSRYRFRHEASGPLGWAGRVAPEKGLEDAAAAAAALGEQLLVWGLREDPAYAEAVEASVPSGTLKWRGFLPTADLQEELGRCRALINTPKWNEAYGNVVVEALACGVPVVAYDRGGPGELVQSGQTGFLVEPDDISALTNALKRLPELDRAACRAWVERNATQAVFAHRVEDWILQGRPSSSSAADVKVDGLS from the coding sequence ATGACCTCTCGCCCCCTTGATCTAATCCTGGTCAGCACCCCCATCGGTGTGCTCGGCAGCGGCAAGGGTGGTGGCGTTGAACTCACCCTGAGCTCCCTGCTCAAGGGGCTTGTGGACCGCGGCCACCGGGTTCGCCTGATCGCAGCAGAGGGCTCGCGGTTGCCCCAGGGATGCGAAGCCGTCGAACTGCTGACCGTCCAAGGTGAGGACCAGCCCAGCTGGCAGCACCTGGAGGGGGAATCCCCGGTGTTGATCCCCCGAGATGGCCTGTTGCCACGTTTCCTTGATTTGGCTCTCCAGGTCGGTGCGAGGGCCGATGCCGTGATCAATTTCGGCTACGACTGGTTGCCGCTGTGGATCACCCCTCACGTTCCTGCTCAGCTTTATCACCTCATCTCGATGGGGGCCGTGGCGGAGGTGATGCGTGATCAGATCGAGGCGCTGGCGTCTTGGGATCAGCAGCGACTGGCCTTTCACACCGCACGGCAGGCGGCGGACTTTCGGCTCCCCCACCCGCCGCGGGTGGTGGGCAACGGCTTTGATCTGTCCCGGTACCGATTTCGCCATGAGGCTTCCGGCCCCCTGGGCTGGGCTGGCCGCGTGGCTCCGGAGAAAGGGCTGGAGGATGCCGCCGCGGCAGCGGCAGCTCTGGGGGAGCAGCTGTTGGTGTGGGGATTGAGGGAGGACCCGGCCTACGCGGAGGCCGTGGAGGCTTCGGTGCCATCCGGCACCCTGAAGTGGCGAGGCTTCCTGCCCACTGCTGATCTGCAGGAGGAGCTGGGGCGATGCCGGGCCCTGATCAACACGCCCAAATGGAATGAGGCCTACGGCAATGTCGTGGTGGAGGCTCTGGCCTGTGGGGTGCCGGTGGTGGCCTACGACCGCGGAGGTCCTGGCGAACTGGTGCAGTCGGGACAGACGGGTTTCCTCGTCGAACCTGATGACATCTCGGCACTGACCAATGCTCTGAAGCGACTTCCGGAGCTGGATCGTGCCGCCTGCCGCGCCTGGGTGGAGAGAAATGCCACCCAGGCCGTCTTTGCCCATCGCGTCGAAGACTGGATCCTGCAGGGACGTCCGTCATCGTCCTCAGCGGCGGATGTCAAAGTCGACGGGTTGTCCTGA
- a CDS encoding DUF721 domain-containing protein, producing the protein MAIAPDGQRHRLRGVELLQQAPPAPASPLSDCLNRLHQDWRREGSLAGLWQDWPSIAGELVATHCRPLFLQRGVLTVGASHPQWRQALQYNKPQLIRALNSAGHPVRDLRIQQHHAGSTAPLESEKDIWSRHPSRTDVHGMGTCPQCQRPAPNGEMQLWKCCGFCHRQRLSDG; encoded by the coding sequence ATGGCCATTGCACCGGACGGACAACGGCACAGGCTCCGCGGCGTTGAACTGCTCCAGCAGGCTCCCCCCGCTCCAGCCTCGCCCTTGAGTGACTGCCTCAATCGCCTCCACCAGGACTGGCGACGCGAAGGCAGCCTTGCCGGCCTGTGGCAGGACTGGCCCTCAATCGCCGGCGAGCTTGTGGCGACGCACTGCCGCCCCTTGTTCCTCCAGCGGGGCGTGCTGACGGTGGGGGCCAGTCACCCCCAGTGGCGCCAGGCTTTGCAATACAACAAGCCCCAACTGATTCGTGCTCTCAACAGTGCCGGGCACCCGGTAAGGGATCTGCGGATTCAGCAGCATCACGCCGGAAGCACAGCCCCATTGGAGAGTGAGAAGGACATCTGGTCCCGCCATCCCAGCCGGACTGATGTCCACGGCATGGGCACCTGTCCGCAATGCCAGCGTCCGGCACCGAACGGTGAAATGCAGCTGTGGAAGTGCTGCGGTTTCTGCCATCGCCAACGACTCAGCGACGGATGA
- the yidC gene encoding membrane protein insertase YidC, protein MIGYISDNLLIPILDFFYGLVPSYGLAIVALTIVIRVALYPLSAGSIRSARRMRIAQPVIQKRQAEIKSRYANNLQKQQEELGKVMKEFGSPLAGCLPLLVQMPILFALFATLRGSPFADVPYTINLKVLPADQIAAVEPKPFNSASHSIFIGETDHVPVIASLPRGTKLGVGDSATVNLHTKDGRGFDDVLTAVDNPSRFAPNWSITKGDDVVSVSDDGTITALAAGDATAEAKIPGLAARSGFLFIKALGQVGFYADGDINWDIAILVGGFGITLFLSQLLSGMGMPANPQQSTANKITPVMITGMFLFFPLPAGVLLYMVIANIFQALQTFLLTREALPDNLQKILDQQMTQQTVPATATSVGGGDSRLPFEPKGGK, encoded by the coding sequence GTGATCGGGTACATCTCCGACAACCTGCTGATCCCGATCCTGGATTTTTTCTACGGATTGGTTCCCAGTTACGGCCTGGCGATCGTGGCTCTCACAATCGTGATCCGCGTTGCCCTCTACCCCCTCAGCGCCGGATCGATCCGCAGCGCCCGGCGCATGCGCATCGCCCAGCCCGTCATCCAGAAGCGACAGGCTGAAATCAAAAGCCGTTATGCCAACAACCTGCAGAAACAGCAGGAGGAACTCGGCAAGGTGATGAAGGAATTCGGCAGTCCCCTGGCGGGATGCCTGCCGTTGCTGGTGCAGATGCCGATCCTCTTCGCCCTGTTCGCCACGCTGCGGGGATCACCATTCGCTGACGTTCCCTACACGATCAATCTCAAGGTTCTGCCCGCCGATCAGATCGCGGCCGTCGAGCCGAAGCCCTTCAACAGCGCCAGCCATTCAATCTTCATCGGTGAAACCGATCACGTTCCTGTGATCGCCAGCCTTCCCCGCGGAACCAAGCTCGGCGTCGGCGACAGCGCCACCGTGAACCTCCACACCAAAGATGGTCGAGGCTTTGACGACGTGCTCACAGCCGTTGACAACCCCTCAAGATTTGCCCCCAACTGGTCGATCACCAAAGGGGATGACGTGGTGAGCGTCAGCGACGACGGCACTATCACCGCCCTGGCCGCCGGTGATGCCACCGCGGAAGCCAAGATCCCTGGCTTGGCAGCCCGCAGCGGTTTCCTGTTCATCAAGGCTCTGGGCCAGGTGGGCTTCTACGCCGACGGAGACATCAACTGGGACATCGCCATCCTCGTCGGAGGCTTCGGAATCACCCTGTTCCTGTCTCAGCTGCTGTCTGGGATGGGCATGCCCGCCAACCCCCAGCAGTCCACCGCCAACAAGATCACTCCCGTAATGATCACGGGCATGTTCCTGTTCTTTCCGCTTCCCGCCGGCGTTCTGCTCTATATGGTGATCGCCAACATTTTCCAGGCGCTGCAGACCTTCCTGCTCACCCGTGAAGCCTTGCCAGACAACCTGCAGAAAATCCTGGATCAGCAGATGACTCAGCAGACGGTGCCCGCCACGGCGACCTCTGTGGGCGGTGGCGATTCACGCCTTCCCTTTGAACCCAAAGGCGGCAAATGA
- the rpmH gene encoding 50S ribosomal protein L34 has protein sequence MTKRTLGGTSRKRKRVSGFRVRMRSHTGRRVIRTRRKRGRARLAV, from the coding sequence ATGACGAAGCGCACTCTGGGTGGAACCAGCCGCAAACGGAAGCGGGTCTCCGGTTTCCGTGTTCGCATGCGCTCCCACACCGGCCGTCGGGTGATCCGCACCCGCCGCAAGCGGGGCCGCGCCCGTCTGGCCGTCTGA
- the sppA gene encoding signal peptide peptidase SppA: MIWPWRRKSRRRMARIVVDGPITGSTRQRVLKAIRDVEQREFPALLLRIDSPGGTVGDSQEIHAALLRLRAKGCRVVASFGNISASGGVYIGVAAESIVANPGTITGSIGVILRGNDLSRVFERIGIRFDTVKSGVYKDILSPDRPLSPEERALLQELIDSSYGQFVRVVAEGRSMTEEAVRGFADGRVFSGEQAKALGLVDELGDEDHARRLAAKLADLDEATARPVTLGRTRKKLINLLPGSQLITLLQQRLSLELMGSGQVLWLYRP, translated from the coding sequence ATGATCTGGCCCTGGCGCCGTAAATCACGCCGTCGCATGGCGAGGATCGTGGTTGATGGTCCGATCACCGGCAGCACCCGTCAGCGGGTGCTCAAGGCAATTCGTGATGTGGAGCAGCGGGAATTCCCGGCCCTGCTCCTGCGGATTGACAGCCCGGGTGGAACGGTTGGAGACAGCCAGGAGATTCATGCGGCCCTGCTGCGCCTGCGCGCCAAGGGCTGCCGCGTGGTGGCCAGCTTCGGGAATATCTCCGCCTCCGGTGGCGTCTACATCGGCGTGGCGGCGGAGTCGATCGTGGCCAACCCCGGCACGATCACCGGATCGATCGGAGTCATCCTGCGCGGCAATGACCTGTCACGCGTTTTCGAGCGGATCGGCATCCGCTTCGACACCGTCAAGAGCGGGGTCTACAAGGACATTCTTTCCCCGGATCGTCCCCTCAGCCCCGAGGAACGAGCTCTGCTGCAGGAGTTGATTGACAGCAGCTATGGCCAGTTCGTTCGCGTGGTTGCCGAAGGCCGTTCGATGACCGAAGAGGCGGTCCGCGGCTTTGCCGATGGCCGCGTCTTCAGCGGTGAACAGGCGAAGGCCCTGGGTCTGGTTGATGAACTCGGCGATGAAGACCATGCCCGGCGCCTGGCCGCAAAGCTGGCAGACCTGGATGAAGCGACTGCGCGTCCGGTCACCCTGGGACGGACCCGCAAGAAGTTGATCAATCTCTTGCCAGGCTCCCAGCTGATCACGCTGTTGCAACAGCGCCTCAGCCTTGAGCTCATGGGCAGTGGTCAGGTGCTCTGGCTGTACCGCCCATGA
- a CDS encoding PH domain-containing protein, translated as MTSIQEDVHYDGGPAKGDLIFNLLLGVTLIGLPFAIGAIVRAVWLRFRITSRRISVTGGWMGKEKTQVVYSQIKEVRTVSRGFGAWGDMVLVLNDGARLEMRSVPSFRETEAFILERMAARSSAPADKAVEGFAT; from the coding sequence ATGACCAGCATCCAAGAGGACGTTCACTACGACGGTGGCCCGGCCAAGGGTGATCTGATCTTCAATCTCCTGCTGGGTGTCACCTTGATCGGATTGCCGTTCGCGATCGGAGCCATTGTCCGGGCTGTGTGGCTGCGTTTCCGCATCACCAGTCGACGCATCTCCGTCACCGGCGGATGGATGGGCAAGGAAAAGACCCAGGTGGTCTATTCCCAGATCAAGGAGGTCCGCACCGTTTCCAGGGGCTTTGGCGCCTGGGGCGACATGGTGCTGGTGCTGAACGATGGCGCCCGCCTTGAGATGCGATCGGTGCCGAGTTTCCGCGAAACCGAGGCCTTCATCCTCGAGCGCATGGCAGCTCGTTCATCCGCACCTGCCGACAAGGCGGTCGAGGGATTCGCCACCTGA
- a CDS encoding glycosyltransferase family 39 protein, which translates to MSGRRHLGVMALVLALGVLITLWRVGATGVVDETPPLFAAAGRAMTQTGDWLTPRVNGLPRFDKPPLVYWLMALGYSLPGQALWDPLGSWAARLPSALSSLAVMLVLADTLLRWPQGGTRQPAAAAVTAALCFGLSPLVLVWSRTAVSDALLCGLLAISLLLQWRRFASPDRHRWWPAWLVLGLAVLAKGPVAVVLTGLTLLLFGALRRDLATPWSRLRPLPGLALTALVSLPWYALELLVEGQPFWDSFFGYHNLQRFTSVVNDHLQPWWFFGPVMLVAAMPFSPLLLLGLARIPRQRTSPDQSLHQFAGCWLLAVLLLFTTAATKLPSYWLPATPAAALLICFALGRRDRWLGLAWASTVVLLALLAVGFWCAPLWVPLINDPEMPTLATDLLASGLVWRAAGWFTLAVLLGLVAWRRNAVVRLLSVQLPLLCFHLAALIPIAELADQLRQLPVRRAAQTLVDQQRPREPLAMVGAMKPSVHFYAGQVILFEGRSDGALVNLADRLTNEQRRGWRGVPLKSPGTSPTVLLIIDQGTIRQKHWLGLQPETLGRFGVYTVWRVERTRLNDRAAELMADGVDADWRKPRPERF; encoded by the coding sequence ATGTCCGGCCGCCGGCATCTGGGGGTGATGGCCTTGGTGCTGGCCCTCGGGGTCCTGATCACCCTCTGGAGAGTTGGTGCCACTGGAGTGGTGGACGAAACTCCGCCCCTGTTCGCCGCAGCTGGGCGTGCCATGACGCAAACCGGCGACTGGCTGACCCCTCGGGTGAACGGTCTGCCGCGTTTCGACAAACCGCCACTGGTGTACTGGCTGATGGCTCTGGGCTACAGCCTGCCGGGACAGGCGCTCTGGGATCCCCTCGGCAGCTGGGCGGCGCGGTTGCCTTCGGCCCTCTCCAGCCTGGCGGTGATGCTGGTCTTGGCCGACACCCTGTTGCGTTGGCCTCAGGGGGGGACCCGGCAGCCAGCTGCTGCTGCAGTCACCGCAGCCCTGTGTTTCGGCCTCTCACCTCTGGTGTTGGTGTGGAGCCGCACGGCCGTCAGTGACGCCTTGTTATGCGGATTGCTCGCCATCAGTCTGCTGTTGCAGTGGCGGCGTTTCGCTTCACCTGACCGTCACCGCTGGTGGCCGGCCTGGCTGGTGCTGGGGCTGGCGGTTCTGGCCAAGGGGCCGGTGGCGGTGGTGCTGACAGGGTTGACCCTGTTGCTGTTCGGCGCCCTCAGGCGTGACCTGGCCACGCCGTGGAGTCGTCTGCGGCCGCTTCCCGGTCTGGCTCTGACGGCCCTGGTGAGCCTGCCCTGGTACGCCTTGGAGCTGTTGGTGGAGGGGCAGCCGTTCTGGGACAGCTTCTTCGGCTATCACAACCTTCAGCGCTTCACCAGCGTCGTCAACGACCATCTGCAGCCGTGGTGGTTTTTTGGGCCTGTGATGCTGGTGGCGGCCATGCCCTTTTCGCCGCTCCTGTTGCTGGGACTGGCCCGCATCCCCCGACAGCGCACCTCCCCCGACCAGTCGTTGCATCAGTTCGCCGGTTGCTGGTTGCTGGCGGTGTTGCTGCTGTTCACTACAGCGGCCACCAAGCTCCCCAGCTACTGGCTTCCGGCCACACCGGCTGCGGCGTTGCTGATCTGTTTCGCCCTCGGCCGTAGGGATCGCTGGCTTGGCCTGGCCTGGGCCAGCACGGTGGTTCTGCTTGCCCTGCTGGCGGTTGGTTTCTGGTGTGCGCCGCTCTGGGTTCCGCTGATCAACGACCCGGAAATGCCCACCCTGGCTACGGATCTGCTGGCCAGTGGTCTGGTATGGCGCGCGGCAGGCTGGTTCACGTTGGCGGTTCTGCTGGGGTTGGTGGCCTGGCGACGCAATGCCGTCGTCCGTTTGCTGTCGGTTCAGCTGCCACTGCTCTGTTTCCATCTCGCGGCCCTGATCCCCATTGCCGAATTGGCTGATCAACTGCGGCAGCTCCCGGTTCGCCGTGCTGCCCAGACCCTTGTGGATCAGCAACGGCCCCGGGAGCCCCTGGCCATGGTGGGAGCGATGAAACCCTCGGTTCACTTCTACGCCGGTCAGGTGATCCTGTTCGAAGGGCGATCGGATGGCGCGTTGGTGAACCTGGCTGATCGCCTGACGAATGAGCAGCGTCGCGGTTGGCGGGGGGTTCCTTTGAAGTCTCCGGGGACTTCCCCGACGGTTCTGCTGATCATCGATCAGGGCACAATCCGCCAGAAACACTGGCTGGGACTGCAGCCGGAGACGCTGGGTCGTTTCGGGGTCTACACCGTCTGGCGGGTGGAGCGGACTCGCTTGAACGATCGCGCCGCCGAACTGATGGCCGATGGAGTCGATGCCGATTGGCGGAAGCCTCGGCCGGAGCGGTTCTGA
- a CDS encoding DUF2808 domain-containing protein has translation MKQSLLRQALTLSAAAALTTASQSMFAPRSEAQGGTPGLMEFRWDSDRDYRKLYYFQTSAIENDRSEWYLQLRAKDRKTAFMKLTVTVPDYFDSKLRPERMTLCRTSAGSMMSRTRCLEEVPATIEVNKSQTAIEVYPDTPVPVEGDYSLRIKLFNPQGMRMYQLNALIQAPGDVPMSGYVGSWLIDID, from the coding sequence ATGAAACAGTCCCTTCTGCGCCAGGCCTTGACCCTCAGCGCTGCTGCAGCGCTGACCACCGCCAGCCAATCCATGTTCGCTCCCAGGTCTGAAGCCCAGGGGGGCACGCCTGGCCTGATGGAATTCCGCTGGGACAGCGATCGGGATTACAGAAAGCTGTACTACTTCCAAACCTCAGCCATCGAGAACGATCGCTCGGAGTGGTACCTCCAATTGAGAGCCAAGGACCGCAAGACCGCGTTCATGAAGTTGACGGTGACGGTGCCCGACTACTTCGACTCCAAGCTGCGCCCTGAGCGAATGACCCTCTGCCGCACGTCCGCCGGCAGCATGATGAGCCGAACGCGGTGCCTCGAGGAGGTACCCGCCACGATCGAGGTCAACAAGTCCCAGACAGCCATTGAGGTCTACCCCGACACCCCCGTTCCTGTTGAAGGTGACTACTCCCTGCGGATCAAGCTGTTCAACCCTCAAGGCATGCGGATGTACCAGCTCAACGCTCTGATCCAAGCGCCTGGTGATGTGCCCATGTCCGGTTACGTGGGCAGCTGGCTAATCGACATCGACTGA
- a CDS encoding DUF177 domain-containing protein, which produces MIEGLEPVALQELRVLGAPRHWSVEGHLDQLPSLTPVRGQLSAEHRGNVLMVEGELSTIVTLRCDRCLGQFNQQLRCTSSELIWLGEAPPTQDDLQESEDISEIEGLVECLDPRGDFDPQQWVFEHLNLQLPVVNHCGEHCPGPPLRRETVVNEVDEAIDPRWSVLRNLQQP; this is translated from the coding sequence ATGATTGAAGGCCTGGAGCCTGTTGCTCTTCAGGAACTCCGGGTGCTGGGTGCTCCCCGCCACTGGTCCGTCGAAGGCCATCTGGATCAATTGCCGTCATTAACCCCTGTTCGGGGGCAACTGAGCGCCGAACATCGCGGCAATGTCCTGATGGTGGAGGGAGAACTCAGCACCATCGTGACCCTGCGCTGCGATCGCTGTCTCGGTCAGTTCAACCAACAGCTGCGTTGCACCAGCTCCGAACTGATCTGGCTGGGTGAGGCGCCACCGACTCAAGACGATCTTCAGGAGTCCGAGGACATCTCCGAGATCGAAGGATTGGTCGAATGCCTCGACCCGAGGGGTGATTTCGATCCCCAGCAATGGGTGTTCGAACACCTCAATCTGCAGCTGCCCGTTGTGAATCACTGCGGCGAACACTGTCCGGGACCGCCGCTCCGTCGGGAAACGGTTGTGAACGAGGTGGATGAGGCGATCGATCCCCGCTGGTCGGTCCTCCGAAATCTGCAACAGCCATGA